From the genome of Drosophila melanogaster chromosome 2L, one region includes:
- the CG4218 gene encoding uncharacterized protein, isoform D codes for MATRQPTPRQLAYLDELKMRLQELRDRQASFMEQTAKILSRMSSSSMDGSESETLPTDSIDENVTTNTTAGVGAGITKGSKSSLNIKKLIQRFEDLRKNSQEFGDLPEVPEELINVDVRRILNGYEKLIEEGHVLQQSWFLLKKSTESCARFASANGMKSEDRPPLKTNSGIVEVCNVVPEHSPEVAETPRVKKSKSLLSNMVTSSEIVDKKAEVFSTKMAKGKCNFQDYASSKP; via the exons ATGGCAACCAGGCAGCCCACACCCCGCCAGCTGGCATACCTCGACGAGCTGAAGATGCGACTGCAGGAGCTACGCGATCGCCAGGCGTCCTTCATGGAGCAAACGGCCAAGATACTCAGCAGGATGAGCTCCTCCAGTATGGATGGGTCGGAATCCGAGACATTACCAACCGATTCGATCGATGAAAATGTGACAACCAATACTACAGCGGGTGTGGGTGCCGGGATCACCAAGGGTTCCAAGAGCAGTCTTAATATCAAGAAGCTAATTCAGCGCTTTGAAGATCTGCGGAAGAACTCGCAG GAGTTTGGCGATCTTCCCGAGGTTCCCGAGGAACTGATCAACGTGGATGTGCGCCGCATTCTCAATGGCTACGAGAAACTCATCGAAGAAGGTCATGTTCTCCAGCAATCCTGGTTTCTGCTCAAGAAGTCCACGGAGAGTTGTGCTCGGTTCGCCAGCGCAAATGGCATGAAATCGGAGGATCGTCCTCCATTGAAGACCAACTCTGGTATCGTTGAGGTATGCAATGTGGTACCAGAACATAGTCCTGAGGTAGCTGAAACACCGCGGGTTAAGAAATCTAAATCGCTGCTCTCGAATATGGTTACTAGTTCGGAGATAGTGGATAAGAAGGCAGAGGTTTTCAGCACCAAGATGGCAAAGGGGAAATGCAATTTCCAGGACTATG CCTCATCTAAACCCTAG
- the CG3473 gene encoding uncharacterized protein, isoform B, with amino-acid sequence MAALTPRIIKETQRLLEDPVPGISATPDECNARYFHVLVTGPKDSPFEGGNFKLELFLPEDYPMKAPKVRFLTKIFHPNIDRVGRICLDILKDKWSPALQIRTVLLSIQALLSAPNPDDPLANDVAELWKVNERRAIQLARECTLKHAMQN; translated from the coding sequence ATGGCCGCACTGACTCCACGAATCATCAAGGAGACACAGCGCCTTCTGGAGGACCCAGTTCCCGGGATTAGTGCCACGCCTGATGAGTGTAATGCGCGTTATTTCCACGTCCTCGTTACTGGCCCCAAAGATTCCCCTTTTGAGGgtggaaattttaaattggaATTATTTTTACCCGAAGACTATCCTATGAAAGCACCAAAGGTTCGATTTTTGACAAAGATTTTCCATCCAAACATCGACCGTGTGGGTCGAATTTGTCTGGACATCCTGAAGGATAAATGGAGTCCTGCTTTGCAAATTCGTACCGTTCTTCTTTCGATCCAGGCCCTGTTGAGTGCTCCAAACCCAGATGATCCACTGGCCAACGACGTTGCGGAATTGTGGAAGGTCAACGAGCGTAGGGCCATTCAACTTGCTAGGGAATGCACTTTGAAACATGCGATGCAAAATTAA
- the CG4218 gene encoding uncharacterized protein, isoform B, protein MATRQPTPRQLAYLDELKMRLQELRDRQASFMEQTAKILSRMSSSSMDGSESETLPTDSIDENVTTNTTAGVGAGITKGSKSSLNIKKLIQRFEDLRKNSQQNLIDK, encoded by the exons ATGGCAACCAGGCAGCCCACACCCCGCCAGCTGGCATACCTCGACGAGCTGAAGATGCGACTGCAGGAGCTACGCGATCGCCAGGCGTCCTTCATGGAGCAAACGGCCAAGATACTCAGCAGGATGAGCTCCTCCAGTATGGATGGGTCGGAATCCGAGACATTACCAACCGATTCGATCGATGAAAATGTGACAACCAATACTACAGCGGGTGTGGGTGCCGGGATCACCAAGGGTTCCAAGAGCAGTCTTAATATCAAGAAGCTAATTCAGCGCTTTGAAGATCTGCGGAAGAACTCGCAG CAAAATTTAATTGACAAGTAG
- the CG4218 gene encoding uncharacterized protein, isoform C gives MATRQPTPRQLAYLDELKMRLQELRDRQASFMEQTAKILSRMSSSSMDGSESETLPTDSIDENVTTNTTAGVGAGITKGSKSSLNIKKLIQRFEDLRKNSQEFGDLPEVPEELINVDVRRILNGYEKLIEEGHVLQQSWFLLKKSTESCARFASANGMKSEDRPPLKTNSGIVEVCNVVPEHSPEVAETPRVKKSKSLLSNMVTSSEIVDKKAEVFSTKMAKGKCNFQDYGHARWGAFMQLIIRVLRPFHGGSRKTKKIPAHNANNMRIPSHLPPKRKPIY, from the exons ATGGCAACCAGGCAGCCCACACCCCGCCAGCTGGCATACCTCGACGAGCTGAAGATGCGACTGCAGGAGCTACGCGATCGCCAGGCGTCCTTCATGGAGCAAACGGCCAAGATACTCAGCAGGATGAGCTCCTCCAGTATGGATGGGTCGGAATCCGAGACATTACCAACCGATTCGATCGATGAAAATGTGACAACCAATACTACAGCGGGTGTGGGTGCCGGGATCACCAAGGGTTCCAAGAGCAGTCTTAATATCAAGAAGCTAATTCAGCGCTTTGAAGATCTGCGGAAGAACTCGCAG GAGTTTGGCGATCTTCCCGAGGTTCCCGAGGAACTGATCAACGTGGATGTGCGCCGCATTCTCAATGGCTACGAGAAACTCATCGAAGAAGGTCATGTTCTCCAGCAATCCTGGTTTCTGCTCAAGAAGTCCACGGAGAGTTGTGCTCGGTTCGCCAGCGCAAATGGCATGAAATCGGAGGATCGTCCTCCATTGAAGACCAACTCTGGTATCGTTGAGGTATGCAATGTGGTACCAGAACATAGTCCTGAGGTAGCTGAAACACCGCGGGTTAAGAAATCTAAATCGCTGCTCTCGAATATGGTTACTAGTTCGGAGATAGTGGATAAGAAGGCAGAGGTTTTCAGCACCAAGATGGCAAAGGGGAAATGCAATTTCCAGGACTATG GTCATGCGCGCTGGGGAGCATTTATGCAGTTGATCATACGCGTTCTTCGTCCTTTCCACGGCGGCAGCAGGAAGACAAAGAAAATTCCAGCTCACAACGCCAACAACATGAGGATTCCCAGCCACCTGCCACCGAAGAGGAAGCCCATCTACTAG